A section of the Sceloporus undulatus isolate JIND9_A2432 ecotype Alabama chromosome 3, SceUnd_v1.1, whole genome shotgun sequence genome encodes:
- the MTMR6 gene encoding myotubularin-related protein 6, producing the protein MEHIRTTKVEQVKLLDRFSTSIKSQTGTLYLTATHLLFIDSNQKEIWILHHHIAAVEKLALTTSGCPLVIQCKNFRTVHFIVPRERDCHDIYNSLLQLSRPARYDELYAFSYNPKQKETQRIQGWQFIDLTAEYNRMGVPNSDWQLSDANRDYKICETYPRELYVPRSASKPIIVGSSKFRSKGRFPVLSYYHKDNEAAICRCSQPLSGFSARCLEDEHMLQAISKANPTNHYMYVVDTRPKLNAMANRAAGKGYENEDNYSNIRFQFVGIENIHVMRSSLQKLLEVCGTRGLSVNDFLSGLENSGWLRHIKAVLDAAIFLAKAIALESASVLVHCSDGWDRTSQVCSLGSLLLDPFYRTIKGFMVLIEKDWIAFGHKFSDRCGQLDGDPKEISPVFTQFLESVWHLTEQFPRAFEYNEAFLLQIHEHIHSCQFGNFIGNCQKEREELKLKEKTYSLWPFLLEECEKYVNPIYSETFSQSFAVLEPDTISFNFKFWRNMYHQFDHTMHPRQSVFSHVMSMNDQNKLLEKDIKELEAKLEHHVKKELDDVFTKEPLRFIRPVSPVLKTLQCFKKEQPLLQENDCIRTIEGSNAADNRYSEYMEELSKTEPSVVSLEYGVARMTC; encoded by the exons GTTGAACAGGTGAAATTATTAGACCGATTCAGCACGAGCATCAAGTCACAAACAGGAACTCTTTATCTTACGGCAACTCATCTGTTATTTATTGACTCTAACCAGAAAGAGATATGG ATATTGCACCATCACATTGCTGCAGTGGAGAAGCTTGCCTTGACTACTTCAGGCTGCCCCCTGGTGATCCAATGCAAGAACTTCAGGACAGTTCACTTCATTGTTCCCAGAGAAAGAGATTGTCATGATATCTATAACTCCCTGCTTCAGCTCTCAAGACCAG CAAGATACGATGAACTGTATGCCTTCTCATACAATCCAAAACAAAAGGAGACACAGCGAATACAAGGCTGGCAGTTCATTGACCTCACAGCTGAGTACAATCGGATGGGCGTGCCAAACTCGGACTGGCAATTATCAGATGCGAATCGTGATTATAAG atTTGTGAAACATATCCCAGAGAACTTTATGTTCCCAGGAGTGCAAGCAAGCCCATAATTGTTGGCAGTTCTAAGTTCCGAAGCAAAGGAAGGTTCCCTGTGCTGTCATATTACCATAAAGATAATGAG GCTGCCATTTGCAGGTGTAGTCAACCTCTTTCAGGATTCAGCGCCAGATGTCTGGAGGATGAACATATGTTGCAAGCAATCAGTAAAGCCAATCCAACAAATCACTACATGTATGTTGTAGACACCAGGCCTAAA ctgaatgcaatggcaaatagGGCAGCAGGTAAAGGCTATGAAAATGAAGACAACTATTCTAATATTAGATTCCAGTTTGTTGGCATTGAAAATATCCATGTAATGAGATCCAGTCTTCAGAAACTTTTAGAAG tCTGTGGAACAAGAGGCCTATCAGTCAATGACTTTCTTTCTGGTTTGGAGAACTCTGGATGGCTGCGCCACATCAAAGCAGTGTTGGATGCTGCAATCTTCTTAGCCAAA GCCATAGCTTTGGAGAGTGCAAGTGTGCTGGTACATTGCTCTGATGGCTGGGACCGAACCTCTCAAGTTTGTTCCCTGGGTTCTCTGTTGTTGGATCCATTTTATAGAACAATTAAAGGATTCATG GTTTTGATAGAGAAAGATTGGATTGCTTTTGGACATAAATTTTCAGACAG ATGTGGCCAGCTGGATGGTGATCCAAAGGAAATCTCGCCAGTGTTTACCCAGTTTTTAGAAAGCGTCTGGCACCTGACAGAACAGTTTCCACGAGCCTTTGAATACAATGAGGCTTTTCTGCTTCAGATCCATGAACACATCCATTCATGCCAGTTTGGAAACTTCATTGGAAACTGCCAAAAAGAACGAGAGGAGCTCAA ATTGAAAGAGAAGACTTACTCACTGTGGCCTTTCCTCCTGGAGGAATGTGAGAAATATGTAAACCCTATCTACAGTGAGACTTTTTCTCAGTCATTTGCAGTTCTGGAGCCTGACACCATATCCTTTAATTTTAa GTTTTGGAGAAACATGTATCATCAGTTTGATCATACAATGCATCCCAGGCAGTCTGTATTCAGCCATGTCATGAGCATGAATGATCAAAATAAACTTCTAGAGAAAGACATTAAAGAATTGGAAGCT AAACTAGAGCACCATGTAAAAAAAGAGTTGGATGATGTCTTCACCAAGGAGCCTTTGCGATTCATTCGTCCTGTTTCACCAGTCCTTAAAACATTGCAGTGTTTTAAGAAGGAGCAACCTCTCTTACAGGAAAATGACTGTATTCGGACGATAGAGGGCTCCAATGCAGCAGACAATCGGTACAGCGAGTATATGGAAGAGCTCTCCAAGACGGAACCCAGTGTTGTAAGCCTGGAGTATGGAGTGGCACGAATGACATGTTAA